In a single window of the Bacillus mycoides genome:
- the colA gene encoding collagenase ColA — MNKQSKINKVLLSISTMALSLGAIQTNVSAEEKVPYNVLHSKPVGIEKPVDEIGHASKAEETLSFQERLKVGDFSQRPASITKNSAVKQAKESYSMADLNKMNDQELIETLGSIKWHQITDLFQFNEDAKAFYKDNGKMQVIIDELAHRGSTFTKDDSKGIQTFTEVLRSAFYLAFYNNELSDLNERSFQDKCLPALKAIAKNPNFKLGTNEQDTVVSAYGKLISNASSDVETVQYASNILKQYNDNFNAYVDDRMKGQAVYDMMQGIDYDIQSYLNEARKEANETMWYGKVDGFINEINRIALLNEVTPENKWLVNNGIYFASRLGKFHSNPNKGLEVVTQAMHMYPRLSESYFVAVEQITTNYNGKDYSGNTVDLEKIRKEGKEQYLPKTYTFDDGSIVFKTGDKVSEEKIKRLYWAAKEVKAQYHRVIGNDKALEQGNADDVLTIVIYNTPDEYQLNRQLYGYETNNGGIYIEETGTFFTYERTPEQSIYSLEELFRHEFTHYLQGRYEVPGLFGRGDMYQNERLTWFQEGNAEFFAGSTRTNNVVPRKSIISGLSSDPASRYTAERTLFAKYGSWDFYNYSFALQSYLYTHQFETFDKIQDLIRANDVGNYDTYRETLSKDSKLNKEYQEYMQQLIDNQDKYNVPEVADDYLAEHAPKALTEVKKEISETLSMKDTKMTKHTSQFFNTFTLEGTFTGSVTKGESEDWKAMSKRVNEALEQLAQKEWSGYKTVTAYFVNYRVNSSNQFEYDVVFHGIAKDDGENKAPTVNVNGPYNGLVKEGIQFKSDGSNDEDGKIVSYLWDFGDGRTSKEVNPVHAYEREGTYKVALVVKDDKGKESRSETTVTIKDGSVTESEPNNRPEEANRIGLNTTIKGSLIGGDHTDVYTFNVASAKDIDISVLNEHGIGMTWVLHHESNMQNYAAYGQANGNHIEAKFNAKPGKYYLYVYKYDNGDGAYALSVK, encoded by the coding sequence ATGAACAAGCAATCAAAGATCAATAAAGTGTTGCTTAGTATTAGTACAATGGCGCTATCGCTCGGAGCAATTCAAACGAATGTATCAGCAGAAGAAAAGGTACCGTATAATGTATTGCATTCGAAACCAGTTGGAATTGAAAAACCAGTAGATGAGATCGGACACGCTTCTAAAGCCGAGGAAACACTATCATTTCAAGAACGTTTAAAAGTAGGAGATTTTTCACAGCGACCAGCATCTATTACGAAGAACTCGGCAGTAAAGCAAGCTAAAGAAAGCTATTCAATGGCTGATTTAAACAAAATGAATGATCAAGAATTAATTGAAACGTTAGGCAGTATTAAGTGGCACCAAATTACAGACTTATTCCAGTTTAATGAAGATGCAAAAGCCTTTTATAAAGATAACGGAAAAATGCAAGTAATTATAGACGAATTAGCTCATAGAGGTAGTACATTTACGAAAGATGATTCAAAAGGAATTCAAACGTTTACTGAAGTGTTACGTTCAGCTTTTTATCTTGCATTTTATAATAATGAATTAAGCGACTTAAATGAAAGAAGCTTCCAGGACAAATGTTTACCAGCGTTAAAAGCTATTGCGAAAAATCCCAACTTTAAGCTTGGAACAAATGAGCAAGATACAGTCGTATCTGCATACGGAAAATTAATTAGTAATGCATCAAGTGATGTTGAAACGGTGCAATACGCATCGAATATTTTAAAACAATATAATGATAATTTTAATGCATATGTAGACGATCGTATGAAGGGACAAGCTGTATACGATATGATGCAAGGCATTGATTATGATATACAGTCTTACTTAAATGAGGCTCGTAAAGAAGCGAATGAAACGATGTGGTATGGAAAAGTAGATGGGTTTATTAATGAAATAAATCGTATTGCTCTTTTAAATGAAGTAACGCCAGAAAATAAGTGGCTCGTTAATAATGGAATTTATTTTGCTAGTCGTTTAGGTAAGTTTCATAGTAATCCAAATAAAGGATTAGAGGTTGTTACACAAGCAATGCATATGTACCCGCGTTTAAGTGAGTCGTATTTTGTTGCAGTAGAACAAATTACAACAAACTATAATGGGAAAGATTATAGCGGGAATACGGTAGATTTAGAGAAGATACGTAAAGAAGGAAAAGAGCAATACTTACCAAAAACGTATACATTCGATGATGGATCTATTGTATTTAAAACTGGGGATAAAGTGTCAGAAGAAAAAATTAAGAGATTATATTGGGCTGCGAAGGAAGTAAAAGCGCAATATCACCGTGTGATCGGAAATGACAAAGCTTTAGAACAAGGTAATGCAGACGACGTATTAACGATAGTAATCTATAATACTCCAGACGAATACCAGTTAAATAGACAATTGTATGGATATGAAACAAACAACGGTGGAATTTATATTGAAGAGACAGGGACATTCTTTACATATGAGCGTACGCCAGAGCAAAGTATTTATAGTTTAGAAGAGTTATTCCGTCATGAGTTTACTCATTATCTTCAAGGGAGATATGAAGTTCCCGGTTTATTTGGAAGAGGAGATATGTATCAAAATGAAAGATTAACTTGGTTCCAAGAAGGGAATGCAGAATTTTTCGCAGGATCTACTCGTACAAATAACGTTGTACCAAGAAAGAGCATCATTAGTGGATTATCATCTGATCCTGCAAGCCGTTATACAGCAGAGCGTACACTATTTGCTAAATATGGTTCTTGGGATTTCTATAACTACTCGTTCGCATTGCAGTCTTACTTATATACTCATCAATTTGAAACGTTTGATAAAATTCAAGATTTAATTCGTGCGAATGATGTGGGAAATTATGATACGTATCGTGAGACTTTAAGTAAAGATTCTAAGTTAAATAAAGAGTATCAAGAGTATATGCAGCAGTTAATTGATAATCAAGATAAGTACAATGTGCCGGAAGTAGCAGATGATTATTTAGCTGAACATGCACCAAAAGCACTAACAGAAGTGAAGAAAGAAATTAGTGAAACGTTGTCTATGAAAGATACAAAAATGACAAAGCATACATCTCAATTCTTTAATACATTTACATTAGAAGGTACGTTTACAGGTAGTGTAACAAAAGGTGAGTCAGAAGACTGGAAAGCAATGAGTAAAAGAGTAAATGAAGCTTTAGAACAATTGGCGCAAAAAGAATGGAGTGGCTACAAAACTGTTACAGCATATTTCGTCAATTACCGTGTGAATAGCTCTAATCAATTTGAATATGATGTAGTCTTCCACGGTATCGCAAAAGATGACGGAGAAAATAAAGCCCCGACGGTTAATGTAAACGGACCTTATAACGGGCTTGTAAAAGAAGGAATTCAATTCAAAAGTGATGGATCAAACGATGAAGATGGAAAAATCGTTTCTTATTTATGGGACTTCGGGGATGGAAGAACAAGTAAAGAAGTTAATCCAGTACATGCATATGAAAGAGAAGGAACTTATAAAGTAGCGTTAGTAGTAAAAGATGATAAAGGAAAAGAGAGTAGAAGCGAAACAACTGTTACAATTAAAGATGGAAGTGTAACAGAATCAGAACCAAATAATCGTCCAGAAGAAGCAAATCGTATCGGGCTAAATACTACTATAAAAGGTAGCCTTATCGGCGGGGATCACACCGATGTTTATACATTTAATGTGGCATCAGCGAAAGATATCGATATTTCTGTTTTAAATGAGCATGGAATCGGGATGACATGGGTACTTCACCATGAATCAAATATGCAAAATTACGCAGCTTACGGTCAAGCTAATGGAAATCATATAGAAGCAAAATTTAATGCAAAACCAGGTAAGTATTACTTGTATGTATATAAATATGATAATGGCGATGGAGCGTATGCATTATCAGTAAAATAA
- a CDS encoding leucine-rich repeat domain-containing protein codes for MKKTKRKHINAMIIAAALSLPFATYSTSALAAVAIEANKTGHALEDGTYDAVIKAYKDKTNEESMAAVYIKDPKLTIENGKKIVTATLSDSDFFEYLKTEDIDTPGVFHDVKVISEDKKKNGTKVIQFEVGELGKRYNMQMHIYIPTMAYDNKYQVQFEVNALNLENNVPKDQKENKEDTVDQQDGNVIVDKQLQMHINKYNLERKNINEPITKEDLLQIKTLSIYSGEGINEIAGLEYMTNLEKLTLRESNVTDISVISGLRHLKYLDLSSSPIESIQPVSKLENLDMLFLRDNKIADLTPLSQMKKIKILDLIGNNIKDLTPLFTVLSLEEVYLANNQISNLSGIEKLKNVNLLWIGNNKISDVEPISKMSNLIELEIADSEIKDISPLSKLVKIQVLNLEENYISDISPLSNLTNLHEINLGANEISDIKSVEELGKRTSIDIQRQKIFLDEASVDEEIKIPVYNFKGEPLQNIKLKSEGATLSNGFIKWNSPGEKIYEFKLDTNPAESKIRFNGTVIQSIVEKQTESKNVILDKNLQQHINNKNFGRENLNAPITKEDLLQIKTLEILKEKGKEIKDLTGLEYMTNLENLTLEGVGLKNIEFISNLKQLKDVNVSHNKIEDITPLSSLENLQWLNLADNHIKDVSVLGSMLDLLSLKLAGNEIRDVRPLIQLGQWFSIDAGRQKIILNEAKVNEEIQVPVYDLEGETIENIKLTSEGGTFNNGVMKWSTPGEKVYKFDLDSDETSISFNGTVIQNIVEKEEVKEPVKEIEETKEEVKEPVKEIEEIKEEVKEPIKEVEETKEEVKEPVKEIEEIKEEVKEPVKEVEETKEEVKEPAKEVAGTKEEVKEPVKEIEETKEEVKEPIKEVEETKEEVKEPAKEVAGTKEEVKESATGLDQEPKGNNQVGPVKVVGQESAKEKDSNKQHANKQEENQKSLAATGGQANTPTLLSGLALVLSALSMFVFRKRLFKK; via the coding sequence TTGAAAAAAACTAAAAGAAAACATATAAATGCGATGATTATCGCTGCGGCGTTATCACTTCCATTTGCTACGTATTCAACGTCTGCTTTAGCAGCTGTAGCAATTGAGGCGAACAAAACTGGACATGCTTTAGAAGATGGTACATATGATGCTGTTATTAAAGCGTATAAAGATAAAACGAATGAAGAGTCTATGGCAGCTGTTTATATAAAAGATCCTAAATTAACTATTGAGAATGGGAAGAAAATTGTAACGGCAACGTTAAGTGATAGTGATTTCTTCGAATACTTGAAAACAGAGGATATTGATACTCCTGGTGTATTCCATGATGTAAAAGTCATATCAGAGGATAAAAAGAAAAATGGGACGAAGGTTATTCAATTTGAAGTTGGAGAATTAGGAAAAAGATATAATATGCAAATGCATATTTATATTCCGACAATGGCCTATGATAATAAGTACCAGGTGCAGTTTGAAGTAAATGCGTTAAATCTAGAAAACAATGTTCCAAAAGATCAAAAGGAAAATAAAGAGGATACAGTGGATCAACAAGATGGAAATGTAATAGTAGATAAGCAATTGCAAATGCATATTAATAAATATAACTTAGAGAGAAAAAATATAAATGAACCTATAACGAAGGAAGATTTATTACAAATTAAAACATTATCCATATACTCAGGTGAGGGGATAAATGAAATAGCTGGTTTAGAATATATGACAAACTTAGAGAAGTTGACATTAAGAGAGTCTAATGTAACAGACATATCTGTTATCTCGGGATTGAGACATTTGAAATATTTAGATTTATCCTCTAGTCCAATTGAAAGCATTCAACCCGTTTCTAAGCTAGAGAATCTTGACATGCTCTTTTTAAGAGATAACAAAATTGCAGATCTTACACCGTTAAGTCAAATGAAAAAGATTAAAATATTAGATTTAATTGGTAATAATATAAAGGATCTTACACCATTATTTACAGTGTTATCGTTAGAAGAAGTATACTTAGCAAATAATCAAATTAGTAATCTTTCGGGTATTGAGAAGTTAAAGAATGTGAATCTATTATGGATAGGAAATAATAAAATTAGTGATGTTGAGCCTATTAGTAAAATGAGTAATCTTATTGAACTAGAAATTGCTGATAGTGAAATAAAAGATATATCACCATTATCTAAATTAGTAAAAATACAAGTATTGAATTTAGAAGAGAATTATATCTCTGATATATCGCCACTGAGTAATTTAACAAATTTACATGAGATAAATCTTGGAGCGAATGAAATTTCTGACATAAAGTCTGTTGAGGAATTGGGTAAGCGAACTTCAATAGATATTCAAAGACAAAAAATCTTTTTAGATGAAGCAAGCGTAGATGAAGAAATAAAAATTCCAGTATACAATTTTAAAGGAGAGCCACTTCAAAATATTAAATTGAAAAGTGAGGGGGCTACGCTGAGTAACGGATTTATAAAATGGAATAGTCCTGGAGAAAAAATATATGAATTTAAACTAGATACGAATCCTGCTGAAAGTAAAATAAGATTTAATGGGACGGTTATACAAAGTATAGTTGAAAAACAAACAGAAAGTAAAAATGTAATTCTTGATAAAAATTTACAACAACATATTAATAACAAGAATTTTGGTAGAGAGAATCTAAATGCCCCTATAACAAAAGAAGATTTATTACAGATTAAAACATTAGAGATACTTAAAGAAAAAGGAAAAGAGATAAAAGATCTAACTGGTTTAGAATACATGACGAACTTAGAAAATCTCACTTTAGAAGGAGTAGGGTTGAAAAATATTGAGTTCATTTCAAACTTGAAACAATTGAAAGACGTGAATGTATCTCATAATAAAATTGAAGATATAACGCCGTTATCTTCACTGGAAAATTTACAGTGGTTAAACCTTGCGGATAATCATATTAAAGATGTATCAGTTCTTGGCTCAATGTTAGACCTACTCAGTTTAAAATTAGCTGGAAATGAGATTCGTGATGTAAGGCCGTTAATACAATTAGGTCAATGGTTTTCAATTGATGCCGGAAGACAAAAAATCATTTTAAATGAAGCGAAAGTAAATGAAGAAATTCAAGTTCCGGTATATGACTTAGAAGGAGAAACTATTGAGAATATTAAACTAACAAGTGAGGGTGGAACGTTTAATAACGGAGTAATGAAATGGAGTACTCCAGGTGAAAAGGTATATAAATTTGATTTAGATTCGGATGAAACTAGTATAAGCTTTAACGGAACAGTTATCCAGAATATAGTTGAAAAAGAAGAAGTAAAAGAGCCGGTAAAAGAAATTGAAGAAACAAAAGAAGAAGTAAAAGAGCCGGTAAAAGAAATTGAAGAAATAAAAGAAGAAGTAAAAGAGCCGATAAAAGAAGTTGAAGAAACAAAAGAAGAAGTAAAAGAGCCGGTAAAAGAAATTGAAGAAATAAAAGAAGAAGTAAAAGAGCCGGTAAAAGAAGTTGAAGAAACAAAAGAAGAAGTAAAAGAGCCGGCGAAAGAAGTTGCAGGTACAAAAGAAGAGGTAAAAGAGCCGGTAAAAGAAATTGAAGAAACAAAAGAAGAAGTAAAAGAGCCGATAAAAGAAGTTGAAGAAACAAAAGAAGAAGTAAAAGAGCCGGCGAAAGAAGTTGCAGGTACAAAAGAAGAGGTAAAAGAATCAGCAACTGGATTGGATCAAGAGCCAAAAGGGAATAATCAAGTTGGTCCAGTAAAAGTGGTAGGACAAGAGAGTGCGAAAGAAAAAGATTCAAATAAACAACATGCTAATAAGCAAGAGGAAAATCAGAAGTCTTTAGCAGCAACTGGTGGTCAAGCTAACACACCGACCTTACTTTCTGGATTAGCACTTGTTCTTTCAGCATTAAGTATGTTTGTATTTAGAAAGAGATTATTTAAGAAATAA
- the yhbH gene encoding sporulation protein YhbH codes for MSEENQPNYTISQENWSLHRKGYDDQQRHQEKVQEAIKNNLPDLVTEESIVMSNGKDVVKIPIRSLDEYKIRYNYDKNKHVGQGNGDSKVGDVVARDGSGGQKQKGPGKGQGAGDAAGEDYYEAEVSILELEQAFFKELELPNLKRKEMDENRIEHIEFNDIRKTGLWGNIDKKRTMISAYKRNAMRGKASFHPIHQEDLKFRTWNEVLKPDSKAVVLAMMDTSGSMGIWEKYMARSFFFWMTRFLRTKYETVDIEFIAHHTEAKVVTEEEFFSKGESGGTICSSVYKKALELIDNKYSPDRYNIYPFHFSDGDNLTSDNARCVKLVEELMKKCNMFGYGEVNQYNRHSTLMSAYKNIKDENFRYYILKQKADVFHAMKSFFKEESGEKMA; via the coding sequence ATGAGCGAAGAAAACCAACCAAATTACACGATTTCACAGGAAAACTGGTCCCTCCATCGCAAAGGATATGACGACCAACAACGCCATCAAGAAAAAGTGCAGGAGGCAATCAAAAATAATTTACCAGACCTTGTAACAGAAGAAAGTATAGTTATGTCTAATGGCAAGGATGTTGTGAAAATACCGATTCGTTCTTTAGATGAATATAAGATTAGATACAATTATGATAAAAACAAACACGTTGGGCAAGGAAACGGTGACAGCAAAGTTGGTGATGTTGTTGCAAGAGATGGATCAGGTGGTCAAAAGCAGAAGGGACCAGGAAAAGGGCAAGGGGCAGGAGATGCAGCTGGAGAAGATTATTATGAAGCAGAAGTCTCAATTTTAGAATTGGAGCAAGCGTTTTTCAAAGAGTTAGAGCTGCCTAATTTAAAGAGAAAAGAAATGGATGAAAACCGGATTGAACATATTGAATTTAATGATATTAGAAAAACAGGATTATGGGGAAATATTGATAAGAAACGGACGATGATATCTGCATATAAACGAAATGCAATGCGTGGTAAAGCATCTTTCCATCCAATTCACCAAGAAGATTTAAAGTTCCGTACTTGGAATGAAGTGTTAAAGCCAGATTCAAAAGCTGTTGTATTAGCGATGATGGATACGAGTGGATCGATGGGGATATGGGAGAAGTATATGGCACGTAGCTTCTTTTTCTGGATGACAAGATTTTTACGCACAAAGTATGAAACCGTAGACATTGAGTTTATTGCTCACCATACGGAAGCGAAGGTCGTCACAGAAGAAGAGTTTTTCTCAAAAGGGGAAAGTGGTGGAACGATCTGTTCTTCCGTATACAAAAAAGCACTTGAGTTAATCGATAATAAATATTCACCAGACCGTTATAATATTTATCCATTCCATTTTTCAGACGGTGATAATTTAACTTCGGATAATGCTAGATGCGTAAAGCTTGTGGAAGAGTTGATGAAAAAATGTAATATGTTTGGGTATGGGGAAGTGAATCAGTACAACCGCCACAGTACGCTTATGTCAGCATATAAAAATATTAAAGACGAGAATTTCAGATATTATATTTTAAAGCAAAAAGCAGATGTATTTCATGCGATGAAGAGCTTTTTTAAAGAAGAATCAGGAGAAAAAATGGCATAA
- a CDS encoding PrkA family serine protein kinase, with translation MDILKKIEQYREAEERLQWEGTFAEYLELVKERPWVAQTAHSRIYNMIKDAGIEEVDGRRKYNFFSNQLFGLEDALERLVEEYFHPSAKRLDVRKRILLLMGPVSGGKSTLVTMLKRGLETYSRTDRGAIFAIKGCPMHEDPLHLIPQHLRNDFFDEYGVRIEGNLSPLNVMRLEQEYGARIEDVVVERIFFSEDRRTGIGTFSPSDPKSQDIADLTGSLDFSTIAEYGSESDPRAYRFDGELNKANRGMMEFQEMLKCDEKFLWHLLSLTQEGNFKAGRFALISADELIVAHTNETEYRSFIANKKNEALHSRIIVMPVPYNLRVSEEEHIYEKMIRESDVSNVHIAPHTLRVAAMFTILTRLKDPKRPDIDLIKKMRLYDGETVEGYNTIDVEELQREYQDEGMKGIDPRYVINRISSTIIRKEVPSINALDVLRSLKDGLDQHPSISSEDRERYMNFISLARKEYDEIAKKEVQKAFVYSYEESAKTLMDNYLDNVEAYCNKSKLRDPLTGEEMSPDEKLMRSIEEQIGISENAKKAFREEILIRISAYARKGKRFDYNSHERLREAIQKKLFADLKDIVKITTSTKTPDENQLKKINDVVARLIDEHGYNSSSANELLRYVGSLLNR, from the coding sequence ATGGATATTCTAAAGAAAATTGAACAATATCGGGAAGCAGAAGAACGTTTACAATGGGAAGGTACGTTTGCGGAGTATTTGGAGCTTGTGAAAGAAAGACCATGGGTGGCTCAAACAGCACACTCTCGCATTTACAATATGATAAAAGATGCTGGAATTGAAGAAGTTGATGGTAGAAGAAAATATAACTTCTTTAGTAATCAGCTATTTGGATTAGAGGATGCTTTAGAACGCCTTGTGGAAGAATATTTTCATCCATCTGCAAAACGATTAGATGTTAGGAAACGTATTTTGTTATTAATGGGGCCTGTTAGTGGGGGGAAATCAACATTAGTTACGATGTTGAAACGAGGATTAGAAACATATTCACGAACAGATCGTGGAGCGATTTTTGCAATAAAAGGATGCCCAATGCATGAAGATCCACTTCATTTAATTCCGCAACATTTACGGAATGATTTCTTTGATGAATATGGAGTAAGGATTGAAGGGAATTTATCACCATTAAATGTTATGCGTCTAGAGCAAGAATATGGGGCAAGAATTGAGGATGTAGTTGTAGAGCGTATTTTCTTCTCTGAAGATCGCCGTACAGGAATTGGTACATTTAGTCCTTCTGATCCAAAATCACAAGATATTGCCGATTTAACAGGTAGTCTAGACTTTTCTACAATTGCAGAATACGGTTCGGAATCAGATCCTCGTGCATATCGATTTGATGGAGAATTAAATAAGGCGAACCGCGGCATGATGGAATTCCAAGAGATGTTAAAATGTGATGAGAAATTTTTATGGCATTTACTATCGCTTACACAAGAAGGGAATTTTAAAGCAGGAAGATTTGCGCTTATTTCAGCAGATGAATTAATTGTAGCGCATACAAATGAAACAGAGTATCGTTCCTTCATAGCAAATAAGAAAAATGAAGCATTGCATTCACGAATTATTGTAATGCCGGTTCCATATAATTTACGGGTTAGTGAAGAAGAACATATTTATGAAAAAATGATTCGTGAAAGTGATGTGTCCAATGTTCATATTGCACCGCATACACTTCGCGTTGCAGCAATGTTCACTATTTTAACTCGTTTAAAAGACCCGAAGCGTCCAGATATTGATTTAATTAAAAAGATGCGTTTATATGATGGAGAAACGGTAGAAGGATATAATACGATTGATGTAGAGGAACTGCAACGCGAATATCAAGATGAAGGTATGAAGGGGATTGACCCTCGTTATGTCATTAACCGAATTTCTTCTACAATTATTCGAAAAGAGGTACCATCTATTAATGCACTAGATGTACTGAGATCGTTAAAAGACGGATTGGATCAGCACCCGTCAATTAGTAGTGAGGACCGAGAGCGCTATATGAATTTCATCTCATTAGCGAGAAAAGAATACGATGAAATTGCTAAGAAAGAAGTACAAAAAGCATTTGTTTATTCATACGAAGAATCAGCTAAGACACTTATGGATAATTACTTAGATAACGTCGAAGCATACTGCAATAAATCAAAATTACGTGATCCGTTAACTGGTGAAGAAATGAGCCCAGATGAAAAACTTATGCGTTCGATTGAAGAGCAAATTGGAATTTCAGAAAATGCTAAAAAGGCATTCCGTGAAGAAATTTTAATTCGCATTTCTGCTTACGCACGTAAAGGGAAACGCTTTGATTATAATTCACACGAACGTCTTCGTGAAGCGATTCAGAAAAAATTATTTGCCGATTTAAAAGATATAGTGAAAATTACAACATCAACGAAAACACCAGACGAAAATCAGCTTAAGAAAATCAATGATGTTGTTGCACGCTTAATTGATGAGCATGGCTATAATTCTTCATCTGCGAATGAATTGTTACGATATGTAGGTAGTTTGTTAAATCGATAG
- a CDS encoding sensor domain-containing protein: MKEQYNNQNTFLSMIDMDLVRQGLLHAIQDLVFIVKVIDDETFKYIYVNKIGMNHARLGKECYGKTFAEVLPEDTARLLQGHYAKVMREARAITFCDVISLPTGDIHYESSLNPVCDVNGTCQFIICITRDITAQVKKKVEVEEKQMLFKSLLEYNNDSIISVDSIGRITYANPATYEIFGYRYEELKDQFICQFINKEYEKTFQIIFKNALQGRAKQIVAKKYIHKEGYELYISVRTIPIIVNSEIVGVYIVTRDVTRQVLNEMKTEYLAYFDQLTGLMNRISCTNKLNEFLAENKEFALVFIDLDEFHLINDTFGHKEGDQVLKKVTECLRDLKIEDMHLFREHDDQFVMLIENITREYVEEVAQTILKKISGHFVIEEEDVYLSASIGIVMAPEDGMDEKMLFQRVDAALEKAKEKGKGYYHFYCSGLDCEREQRFIIENQLHRAIEKNEFSLYYQPQINIETGKMASMEALIRWENKELGFVSPNQFIPLAERTGFIIKLDEWVVHQVCEQIREWLNKGYEVVPIAVNISARHFRSITLIEMITRALNKYNVPPHLLAIEVTEGALIHKDVSKRVLLQLKEQNLKIHLDDFGTGYSSLSYLKTYPIDTLKIDRSFMEGIYKDERDTNITAAIIHLAHTLGLNVIAEGVEKAEQIQFLKEKNVKIVQGYFYNRPLSIYDVENIYFK, from the coding sequence ATGAAGGAACAATATAATAATCAAAATACCTTTTTAAGTATGATAGATATGGATTTAGTAAGACAGGGATTGTTACATGCTATTCAAGATTTAGTGTTTATTGTGAAAGTTATTGATGATGAAACTTTTAAATATATTTATGTGAATAAAATAGGAATGAATCACGCCAGGCTAGGGAAAGAATGTTATGGGAAAACTTTTGCAGAAGTATTACCAGAAGATACGGCAAGGTTATTGCAAGGACACTATGCAAAAGTAATGAGAGAAGCGAGAGCAATTACATTTTGTGATGTAATTAGTTTGCCAACTGGTGATATACATTATGAATCTTCACTTAATCCAGTATGCGATGTAAATGGAACATGTCAGTTTATTATTTGTATTACTAGAGATATTACAGCACAGGTTAAGAAAAAAGTGGAAGTAGAAGAAAAACAAATGTTATTTAAGTCATTACTAGAATATAATAATGATTCCATTATATCTGTAGATTCTATTGGAAGAATTACATATGCAAATCCAGCGACTTATGAAATTTTTGGGTATCGATATGAAGAGTTAAAGGACCAATTTATTTGTCAGTTTATAAATAAAGAATATGAAAAAACTTTTCAAATTATATTTAAAAATGCTTTACAGGGAAGAGCAAAACAAATTGTTGCAAAGAAATATATTCATAAAGAAGGATATGAACTTTATATTTCCGTGAGGACAATCCCCATTATTGTGAATAGTGAAATCGTCGGGGTGTACATTGTTACGAGGGATGTTACGAGGCAAGTATTAAATGAGATGAAAACAGAATATTTAGCTTACTTTGATCAGTTAACGGGGTTAATGAATAGAATATCATGTACAAATAAGCTAAATGAATTTTTAGCTGAGAATAAAGAATTCGCATTGGTTTTTATAGATTTGGATGAATTTCACCTTATTAATGATACATTTGGTCATAAAGAAGGGGATCAAGTCTTAAAAAAAGTTACTGAATGCTTACGAGACCTAAAAATAGAAGATATGCATTTATTTAGAGAACATGATGATCAATTTGTTATGTTAATAGAAAATATAACGAGAGAATACGTAGAGGAAGTTGCACAAACAATATTAAAAAAAATTAGTGGGCATTTTGTAATAGAAGAAGAGGATGTTTATTTGAGTGCATCAATTGGGATTGTAATGGCCCCAGAAGATGGAATGGATGAAAAAATGCTTTTCCAAAGAGTCGACGCAGCTTTGGAAAAAGCAAAGGAAAAAGGAAAAGGGTATTATCATTTTTATTGTAGTGGATTAGATTGTGAACGTGAACAAAGGTTTATAATAGAAAATCAGTTACATCGTGCTATAGAGAAAAATGAATTTTCCCTCTATTATCAACCTCAAATTAATATTGAAACGGGAAAGATGGCCAGTATGGAAGCCTTAATAAGGTGGGAGAATAAGGAGCTAGGTTTTGTCTCGCCAAATCAATTTATCCCACTTGCTGAAAGAACAGGGTTTATTATTAAACTTGATGAATGGGTAGTACATCAAGTTTGTGAACAGATACGTGAATGGTTAAATAAAGGATATGAGGTTGTACCAATCGCAGTTAATATTTCAGCTAGACATTTTCGTTCTATTACATTAATAGAGATGATTACACGTGCTTTAAATAAGTACAACGTTCCCCCTCATTTATTAGCAATAGAAGTTACAGAAGGGGCTCTTATACATAAAGATGTATCAAAAAGAGTGTTACTGCAGTTAAAAGAACAAAATTTAAAGATTCATTTAGATGACTTTGGAACGGGATATTCATCTTTAAGTTATTTAAAAACATATCCGATTGATACGTTAAAAATTGATCGTTCTTTTATGGAAGGTATATATAAAGATGAAAGAGATACGAATATTACAGCTGCAATTATTCATTTAGCACATACTCTAGGGTTAAATGTAATTGCAGAAGGAGTAGAAAAGGCGGAACAAATACAGTTCTTAAAGGAAAAGAATGTGAAAATCGTACAAGGTTATTTTTATAATCGCCCTTTATCGATATACGATGTGGAAAATATTTATTTTAAATAG